In Verrucomicrobiales bacterium, one genomic interval encodes:
- a CDS encoding arylsulfatase, with the protein MTDDQGYGEMSCHGNPILKTPNLDRLHAESVRFTDFHVSPTCAPTRAALLTGRHEFRTGVTHTIFERERPHLSVTLLPQYLQRAGYQTGIFGKWHLGDEEPYQPENRGFNEVFIHGGGGIGQTYPGSCGDTPNNTYLHPTICHNGRFVRTKGYCTDVFIEASIQWMTAQRSKRVPFFAYITPNAPHAPLISPGPEWEAPYRQRGLSDLTVRYYAVIAHFDAALGRLLDWLKSEGLEQETLVIFMTDNGHSLQDAYNAGMRGMKATPYQGGTRVPSFWRWRGTLPEGTDIPALAAHLDLLPTLTELAGVNPPVKDRRSWEGRSLAPLLRNPKAPWANRYLVTHVGRWEAGRMNEHEFRQTSIRDDRFRWVNGAELYDLRTDPGETRNVAAAYPSVVNRLAKEYQAWWADVRLPAQANEWIRGPRWNPFKARYWKQEGGGPDGPLEDRMNPDYKFDPARPPL; encoded by the coding sequence ATGACGGACGACCAGGGTTACGGGGAAATGAGCTGCCACGGCAACCCAATCCTAAAGACGCCAAACTTGGATCGGCTTCATGCGGAAAGCGTCCGGTTCACGGACTTCCATGTAAGCCCCACCTGTGCGCCAACTCGCGCCGCTCTTCTCACCGGACGGCATGAGTTTCGAACCGGAGTTACTCACACCATCTTCGAGCGGGAGCGACCTCATTTGAGCGTGACATTACTGCCTCAATATCTCCAGCGAGCAGGGTATCAAACGGGCATCTTCGGAAAATGGCATCTGGGGGATGAGGAGCCTTATCAGCCGGAAAACCGAGGTTTCAACGAGGTGTTCATCCATGGGGGAGGCGGCATCGGTCAGACCTATCCTGGAAGCTGCGGCGACACACCCAACAACACATATCTCCATCCGACAATTTGTCATAACGGGAGGTTTGTGCGCACGAAGGGCTACTGCACGGACGTTTTCATCGAGGCCTCGATCCAATGGATGACCGCACAGAGGTCCAAGCGGGTGCCGTTCTTTGCCTACATCACACCGAACGCGCCGCACGCACCACTGATTAGTCCCGGTCCGGAGTGGGAAGCCCCCTACCGACAGCGTGGTTTGTCGGATCTAACGGTCCGGTACTATGCTGTCATCGCCCACTTTGATGCGGCGCTGGGGCGGCTTCTGGACTGGCTCAAGTCCGAAGGACTGGAGCAAGAGACTCTGGTCATCTTTATGACCGATAACGGGCACTCTCTCCAGGATGCCTACAACGCGGGCATGCGCGGGATGAAAGCCACCCCCTACCAAGGTGGCACACGGGTTCCATCATTTTGGCGATGGCGCGGCACACTGCCCGAAGGAACCGACATTCCCGCGCTCGCCGCCCATTTGGACCTGCTCCCCACTCTCACCGAGCTGGCAGGGGTCAACCCACCCGTCAAAGACCGCCGGAGCTGGGAGGGTCGCAGCCTAGCGCCTCTGCTAAGGAATCCCAAGGCCCCCTGGGCAAACCGCTATCTTGTCACCCATGTCGGCAGATGGGAGGCGGGGAGGATGAACGAGCATGAGTTCCGGCAGACTTCAATTCGGGACGATCGGTTCCGATGGGTCAACGGAGCCGAGCTTTACGATCTTCGCACGGACCCCGGAGAGACCCGAAACGTAGCCGCCGCGTATCCGAGCGTGGTGAATCGTCTGGCTAAGGAGTATCAGGCGTGGTGGGCCGACGTACGACTCCCCGCTCAGGCCAATGAATGGATCCGAGGGCCTCGGTGGAATCCCTTCAAAGCACGGTATTGGAAGCAGGAAGGCGGAGGACCGGATGGCCCATTGGAGGATAGGATGAACCCCGACTATAAATTCGACCCGGCCAGACCACCGCTGTAG
- a CDS encoding fatty acid desaturase — translation MISSPSSAVPLPEENAPSDSPDMDCLGQDHALTGKALILATKRFASDQPLRSWWYLLSTSALLFGALATTIWADPLWIRLVASVLSGLLALRLFVIYHDQQHHAILPHSRLAEFMMRIFGVWALSPSSIWRSSHNHHHTHNSKLRGSHIGSFPIMTAEALRKAPRMERMKYLLMRHPFTLAFGYVFVFLYGMCLNPFFSSPQKHWDCLLAFIVHGIIAVALVWWGGWATLLLAQTIPCLILYAIGSYLFYVQHNFPTVVFRDHAGWTYELAALESSSFLKLSPIMHWFTANIGYHHIHHLNARIPFYRLPEAMREIPELQTPRTTSLSPLEIIRCLRLKVWDVDQQRMTGC, via the coding sequence GTGATTTCATCGCCTAGTTCGGCAGTGCCTCTTCCAGAGGAAAACGCACCCAGCGACAGCCCCGACATGGACTGCCTGGGGCAGGACCATGCACTTACTGGAAAGGCTTTGATTCTGGCAACCAAGCGCTTCGCGTCGGATCAACCGCTCCGAAGCTGGTGGTACTTGCTCTCCACCTCGGCGTTGCTGTTCGGGGCATTGGCCACAACGATCTGGGCTGATCCGTTGTGGATCCGGCTGGTGGCCAGCGTTCTTTCTGGGCTACTGGCGCTTCGGCTTTTTGTCATCTATCACGACCAACAGCATCATGCGATTCTGCCGCATAGCCGCTTGGCCGAGTTTATGATGCGGATATTTGGTGTGTGGGCGCTGAGTCCGAGCAGTATCTGGCGCTCCTCCCACAACCATCATCACACCCACAATTCCAAACTCCGCGGTTCACATATTGGGTCCTTTCCCATCATGACGGCCGAGGCGCTTCGCAAAGCACCCCGCATGGAGCGCATGAAATACCTGCTCATGCGCCATCCCTTCACTTTGGCCTTCGGGTATGTGTTCGTGTTCCTGTATGGCATGTGTCTCAACCCTTTCTTTTCAAGCCCTCAAAAACACTGGGACTGTCTGCTCGCCTTCATCGTGCATGGCATCATCGCCGTAGCGCTCGTGTGGTGGGGAGGATGGGCCACTCTCCTGCTGGCGCAGACGATCCCTTGCCTCATTCTCTACGCCATCGGTTCCTATCTTTTTTACGTCCAGCACAACTTTCCTACCGTCGTCTTTCGCGACCATGCGGGCTGGACTTACGAGCTTGCCGCGCTCGAATCCTCGAGCTTCCTCAAGCTAAGTCCCATCATGCATTGGTTCACCGCGAACATCGGTTACCACCACATCCACCATCTGAATGCCCGGATCCCCTTTTACCGCCTGCCGGAGGCGATGCGGGAGATTCCCGAGCTCCAGACTCCCCGAACAACCTCGCTAAGCCCACTGGAGATCATCCGCTGCCTTCGGCTGAAAGTCTGGGACGTCGATCAGCAGCGCATGACAGGTTGCTAA
- a CDS encoding ABC-F family ATP-binding cassette domain-containing protein, with amino-acid sequence MLTIRELKMTLGGRVLFENASFDVNYGDRVALVGPNGAGKTTLFSIILGQKTPDSGTIQRDEWTMVGYLPQEGEAHGDETILEVATGRVEELPRLEKRLHELEAAGDVASPEYLEAHAKHGALSDPQVETKAKKMLRGLGYRETDFERKAKEMSGGWIMRARLARLLVMEPDLLLLDEPTNHLDLLSLLWLQNYLKNYSGALLLISHDRQFMDEVVSQVHEISERKLIGYTGNYTDYLRQREERYEQQVAAYKNQQKEIQALQEFADRFRAIPSKASQAMSKLKQIERMELIEKPTAPRKPFRFQIPPPPRGGQRAITLEGIHMAYGTTQVYRGLDLTIERGERTVLVGPNGAGKSTLLKILAGVVSFQQGERNLGHNAKIGYFSQHRADTLDPDKSVLDEVLASAPEMREDEVRAVLGSFMFRKDDIHKKTSVLSGGEKSRLNLVKFLVDPPNLLLMDEPTTHLDIHTVESLTLALERYEGTLVFISHDVHFIRHLAAKVLHVNAGQVTPYVGGYDYFLEKTGAADDARAALTAG; translated from the coding sequence ATGCTCACCATTCGAGAACTAAAGATGACATTAGGCGGACGCGTGCTCTTCGAGAACGCGTCGTTCGACGTAAATTACGGCGACCGGGTCGCGCTTGTTGGCCCCAACGGCGCAGGCAAGACCACCCTGTTCTCTATCATCCTCGGTCAAAAGACCCCTGATTCTGGCACCATTCAGCGGGACGAATGGACCATGGTCGGTTATCTTCCCCAGGAAGGCGAAGCCCATGGCGATGAGACGATCCTGGAGGTCGCGACGGGGCGCGTGGAAGAACTACCCCGTCTGGAGAAACGGCTTCACGAACTGGAAGCCGCTGGGGATGTCGCCAGTCCCGAATACCTCGAAGCCCACGCCAAGCACGGAGCCCTCAGTGACCCTCAAGTCGAAACGAAGGCGAAAAAGATGCTGCGTGGACTGGGTTACCGGGAGACGGATTTTGAGCGAAAGGCGAAGGAGATGAGCGGAGGCTGGATCATGCGCGCCCGCCTCGCCCGGTTGCTGGTGATGGAGCCTGACCTCCTGCTTCTGGATGAGCCCACGAATCATCTCGATCTACTCTCACTACTCTGGCTGCAGAACTACCTCAAGAACTACTCCGGTGCGTTGCTCCTGATTTCTCACGATCGCCAATTCATGGATGAGGTCGTCAGCCAGGTGCATGAAATCTCGGAGCGGAAACTCATTGGCTACACCGGAAACTACACCGACTACCTGCGTCAGCGTGAGGAACGGTATGAACAGCAAGTAGCCGCCTACAAGAATCAGCAGAAGGAGATCCAGGCGCTACAAGAGTTCGCCGACCGGTTTCGAGCGATTCCATCCAAGGCCTCCCAGGCGATGAGCAAGCTCAAGCAGATCGAACGGATGGAGCTGATCGAGAAGCCGACGGCCCCGCGAAAGCCGTTCCGATTTCAGATCCCTCCGCCACCGAGAGGCGGACAACGGGCTATCACTTTGGAAGGTATCCATATGGCCTATGGAACGACACAGGTTTACCGCGGTTTGGACCTGACCATCGAACGCGGGGAACGAACGGTGCTGGTAGGTCCCAATGGCGCCGGCAAGTCCACACTGTTGAAAATCCTGGCGGGAGTGGTGTCGTTCCAACAGGGGGAACGGAACCTGGGACACAACGCCAAAATAGGCTATTTCAGCCAGCATCGGGCGGACACCTTGGACCCCGACAAGAGCGTTCTCGACGAGGTGTTGGCCAGCGCACCTGAGATGCGCGAGGACGAGGTACGAGCGGTGCTCGGATCGTTCATGTTCCGTAAGGATGACATCCACAAGAAAACATCGGTATTGAGTGGGGGCGAGAAGAGCCGGCTCAACCTCGTTAAGTTCCTGGTGGATCCGCCCAACTTGCTTTTGATGGACGAGCCGACCACGCATCTGGACATTCACACGGTGGAATCCCTGACCTTGGCCCTTGAACGCTATGAAGGAACCCTGGTGTTCATCTCGCATGATGTTCACTTCATCCGGCATCTCGCTGCCAAGGTTCTCCATGTCAACGCGGGTCAAGTTACGCCCTACGTCGGAGGCTATGACTATTTTCTGGAGAAAACCGGAGCTGCCGACGATGCGAGGGCGGCTCTGACCGCCGGCTAA
- a CDS encoding MFS transporter: MSKPHSQSQPASVSQRLPSPEASNSGLRVLFALSFCHLLNDAIQALIPAIYPLLKESFHLSFTQIGLITLTFQMVGSVLQPVVGFYTDQHPRPYSLTFGMAVTLCGLVLLALAPSYVVVLLAAGLVGIGSAVFHPESSRMARLASGGRHGLAQSLFQVGGNAGTALGPLLAAWIIVPFGQRHILWFGSLACAGMWILSRVGRWYQGKLRDLGQCASSRGPQPLSLERGKVLGSLMVLFVLMFSKFFYLASMTNYYTFYLMKRFGLSVQQSQLYLFAFLFAGAVGTLSGGPIGDRIGRKRVIWISILGIAPFALMLPHASLFWTATLSVVIGMIAASAFPAILVYATELVPGKVGLIAGLFFGLAFGLAGIGSAVLGRLADATSIEFVILASSFLPLIGLMTWFLPEVSKPQRV, from the coding sequence ATGTCCAAACCGCATTCGCAATCGCAGCCAGCATCGGTATCACAACGCCTGCCTTCTCCGGAGGCGTCCAATTCGGGACTTCGTGTTCTGTTTGCTCTCAGTTTCTGCCATCTGCTGAACGATGCGATCCAAGCGCTCATTCCCGCCATTTATCCGTTGCTTAAGGAATCATTCCACCTGTCCTTTACCCAAATTGGTCTGATCACATTGACCTTCCAGATGGTTGGATCGGTTCTCCAGCCCGTTGTTGGCTTCTACACCGATCAACATCCGAGGCCCTACTCGTTGACGTTTGGAATGGCCGTGACGCTGTGCGGGTTGGTGCTGCTGGCTCTCGCCCCGAGCTATGTGGTGGTTCTTTTGGCAGCCGGCCTGGTGGGAATAGGGTCCGCGGTGTTCCATCCCGAGTCGTCGCGCATGGCTCGTCTGGCCTCCGGGGGAAGGCATGGTTTGGCACAGTCCCTCTTTCAAGTGGGTGGCAACGCCGGAACTGCCCTCGGACCGCTGCTGGCAGCTTGGATTATCGTGCCGTTTGGTCAGAGACACATTCTGTGGTTCGGTTCCCTCGCCTGCGCGGGCATGTGGATTCTGTCGAGGGTGGGACGTTGGTATCAAGGTAAGCTTCGGGACTTGGGTCAGTGCGCCTCGTCGCGTGGTCCGCAGCCGCTTTCCCTGGAGCGAGGGAAGGTCCTTGGTTCCTTGATGGTGCTTTTCGTGCTCATGTTCTCAAAGTTTTTCTATCTGGCCTCGATGACGAACTACTACACCTTCTACTTGATGAAGCGTTTCGGACTCTCCGTCCAGCAGTCGCAACTTTACCTCTTCGCGTTTCTGTTTGCCGGCGCGGTGGGTACTCTGAGCGGCGGCCCGATTGGGGATCGCATCGGGCGGAAGCGGGTGATCTGGATCTCCATCCTTGGGATTGCCCCCTTTGCCTTGATGCTTCCTCACGCCAGCCTCTTTTGGACGGCCACACTCTCCGTGGTGATTGGGATGATCGCGGCTTCGGCGTTTCCCGCGATTTTGGTGTATGCCACCGAGCTTGTTCCAGGGAAGGTGGGGCTGATTGCTGGGCTCTTCTTTGGGTTAGCCTTTGGGCTGGCTGGTATCGGCTCTGCGGTGCTGGGCAGGTTGGCGGACGCGACGAGCATTGAATTTGTTATTCTGGCCAGCTCTTTCCTCCCGTTGATCGGCTTGATGACCTGGTTTCTCCCTGAAGTATCTAAGCCACAACGGGTGTGA
- the lpxD gene encoding UDP-3-O-(3-hydroxymyristoyl)glucosamine N-acyltransferase — protein MSLTADQVAQAVQGKVIGDGATVLTGVAPAAKARRGDLTFAENAAFFQAATQSEAAAILVSDDYPAANQVLIRVKCTRIAMARLLPLFVPEEQFEPGIHAQATVHATAQVDPSAHVGPWCVVGPEAKIGARTVLMGGNHLGRGATVGQAVRLYPNVVVYAGCEIGDRVTIHASTVIGSDGYGYVFDEGRHRKVPQVGNVVIHADVEIGSNASIDRAALGSTIIGQGTKIDNLVHVAHNVEMGRHCLVMGQVGFAGSTRLGDYCVVASQSGIAGHLTLGHQATVGAKSGVMRDVPDKGTVLGIPAQPDKQTKRQWISLQQLPELVRRVRELEKKITSTAT, from the coding sequence ATGAGCCTTACCGCAGACCAAGTCGCGCAAGCTGTTCAGGGCAAGGTTATCGGTGATGGCGCCACTGTTCTGACCGGCGTGGCCCCTGCGGCCAAAGCCCGTCGAGGTGATCTGACCTTCGCCGAGAATGCCGCCTTTTTTCAGGCAGCAACCCAGAGCGAAGCAGCGGCTATTCTGGTGTCGGACGACTATCCGGCCGCGAATCAGGTGCTGATCCGGGTTAAATGCACCCGGATCGCGATGGCGCGCCTTCTGCCCCTGTTCGTCCCGGAGGAGCAATTCGAGCCTGGGATCCACGCTCAAGCCACCGTGCATGCAACGGCCCAGGTGGACCCCTCGGCGCACGTCGGCCCGTGGTGTGTGGTGGGTCCGGAGGCCAAAATCGGAGCGCGAACGGTGCTCATGGGGGGCAACCATCTAGGACGTGGCGCGACTGTCGGGCAAGCGGTCCGCCTCTACCCCAATGTAGTGGTCTATGCCGGATGCGAAATCGGAGATCGAGTGACCATCCACGCCAGCACCGTGATCGGGTCCGATGGCTATGGCTATGTCTTCGACGAAGGGCGCCACCGAAAAGTTCCTCAAGTTGGCAATGTGGTGATCCATGCGGATGTGGAGATCGGGTCCAACGCCTCCATCGATCGAGCCGCCTTGGGATCGACCATCATCGGCCAGGGCACGAAAATCGATAATTTGGTCCACGTCGCCCACAACGTGGAGATGGGCCGACACTGCCTCGTGATGGGGCAGGTCGGCTTTGCGGGAAGCACGCGTCTCGGCGATTACTGCGTCGTGGCTTCCCAGTCGGGAATTGCGGGTCATCTGACCCTCGGCCATCAAGCAACAGTCGGCGCCAAATCCGGCGTGATGCGGGACGTTCCGGATAAAGGGACGGTCCTAGGAATTCCCGCTCAGCCCGATAAGCAAACCAAGCGTCAGTGGATCAGCCTGCAACAGTTGCCCGAACTCGTGCGTCGAGTGCGCGAGCTGGAAAAAAAGATTACTTCAACCGCCACGTGA
- a CDS encoding MarR family transcriptional regulator, with product MPNEKKIKAEPLLPVDAPERRRLPPLLRKAWYGLNQAFRRRIAHLNITPDQFTVMRTLRECEGLTQRQLTQFMSSDPNTVASLLERMEKAGLVERRPHAKDRRAHQVELRPSGHRKYELAREIAVKLQTEVLESIPTERREAFLTDLAAVADACRDSAAASVD from the coding sequence ATGCCAAACGAGAAAAAAATCAAAGCCGAACCGTTGTTGCCAGTGGATGCGCCGGAGCGCCGACGCTTGCCTCCGCTGTTGCGCAAAGCGTGGTATGGTCTCAATCAAGCGTTCCGCCGGCGCATTGCGCACCTCAATATCACCCCGGATCAGTTCACGGTGATGCGCACCCTGCGGGAGTGTGAGGGGCTGACACAGCGGCAATTGACTCAGTTCATGAGCAGTGATCCGAATACAGTTGCTTCCTTGTTGGAGCGCATGGAGAAGGCGGGACTGGTCGAGCGTCGGCCGCACGCCAAAGATCGGCGGGCGCACCAGGTTGAACTCCGACCATCTGGGCATCGGAAATATGAGTTGGCGCGGGAGATTGCCGTGAAACTCCAGACCGAGGTTTTGGAGAGCATTCCCACCGAGAGACGGGAAGCCTTTCTCACTGATTTGGCGGCGGTCGCCGATGCCTGCCGGGACTCAGCGGCAGCATCCGTAGATTAG
- the infA gene encoding translation initiation factor IF-1 — protein MRIIKPTRPKCRPILDRYLMKEEHIEVEGRVTVVLPGTMFRVELDNKHLVLATVCGKMRKRWVRLTVGDRVRMEMSPYDLDKARITWRLK, from the coding sequence ATGCGGATAATCAAGCCGACGCGTCCGAAATGCAGACCAATTCTTGATCGCTATCTCATGAAGGAAGAACATATTGAAGTGGAAGGGCGTGTGACTGTTGTCCTGCCAGGTACCATGTTTCGCGTTGAACTGGACAACAAGCATCTCGTTCTGGCCACGGTATGCGGCAAGATGCGGAAGCGGTGGGTCCGATTGACGGTGGGAGACCGCGTCCGGATGGAGATGTCCCCCTACGACCTGGACAAGGCCAGGATCACGTGGCGGTTGAAGTAA
- a CDS encoding translation initiation factor IF-3, translating into MVDASCSQTTTINGQFNAAGSFSAPRVVVQVRSKYQSHSRSHEIISTFEGSLSRPFGFRPFPSREPSHRRNGKIRAREVRVLDEMKQPLGVMSLGEALKLAQSKGMDLIEIAATATPPVCRIIEYGKFQYEEAKRKKESAAKQPSRQMKELQLTPNIDPNDFRVKLNHAIEFLCNEQTVRIKLRFRGRQRAHKEFGYEVVNRFIRETAAYGRSDSVPKMAGDRDLHATISPLPRDQRAKQPKEVGAPTASSAPKAAAAKSEPTPAAPPILPDADNQADASEMQTNS; encoded by the coding sequence ATGGTTGACGCCAGTTGTTCGCAAACCACAACAATCAACGGGCAGTTCAACGCTGCCGGATCCTTCTCTGCGCCCCGTGTAGTGGTGCAGGTTCGCTCCAAATACCAGTCCCATAGCCGATCGCATGAAATCATTTCAACCTTCGAGGGCTCATTGAGTCGCCCCTTTGGCTTCCGACCGTTTCCCTCGCGGGAACCTAGTCACCGCCGCAATGGAAAGATCCGAGCCCGCGAAGTGCGTGTGCTGGATGAGATGAAGCAGCCCCTAGGCGTTATGTCCTTGGGCGAGGCTTTGAAGCTGGCGCAGAGCAAGGGGATGGATTTGATCGAAATTGCTGCCACGGCCACGCCACCCGTGTGCCGGATCATTGAGTACGGCAAATTCCAATACGAAGAGGCCAAACGGAAGAAGGAGTCGGCGGCCAAACAGCCTTCCCGACAGATGAAGGAGTTGCAGCTGACTCCCAACATCGATCCGAATGATTTTCGCGTGAAGCTGAATCACGCCATCGAATTTCTCTGCAATGAGCAGACAGTGCGCATCAAGCTGCGCTTTCGGGGACGTCAACGCGCTCACAAAGAGTTCGGCTATGAGGTGGTGAACCGGTTTATTCGAGAGACGGCTGCCTACGGACGTTCCGATTCTGTGCCCAAGATGGCTGGTGACCGCGATTTGCATGCCACCATCAGTCCGCTGCCGCGCGATCAACGCGCCAAGCAGCCCAAAGAGGTTGGGGCCCCCACCGCCTCCTCCGCACCCAAGGCGGCGGCGGCGAAGTCGGAACCGACTCCGGCGGCACCTCCCATCCTCCCGGATGCGGATAATCAAGCCGACGCGTCCGAAATGCAGACCAATTCTTGA
- a CDS encoding PQQ-binding-like beta-propeller repeat protein: MKPIISLNRASLLTVLTAALLPWTTLGAVNGWLSWRGPEQSGVSRESGLPESLDPSKPLWTTEFPGQSTPVIANGKVYINGYVGDGPDLQEGLACFDAETGKKEWDHLYSDFLSDTIYLRYATASPAIDPETGNIFFQGTQGILASFSPDGKLLWEHSLMELYGRLTFPNSRTASPAIDQDFVITRGITANWGAQGAAGDRFYAFEKKTGELVWSSTPGDRPKDNSFSHPQFGFFKGRRVFYAATGDGSVVCANARTGEPIWRVPLFRAGINATVVVHNNDKVVAIYGTPYELGQMVALKIPDVFPDHPTNAPVVVERSKVELWANDVSSSTSSPILVGDRIYVVAEKGDLCAIDANKGTILWKVKLGIEQRNACPLYADGKLYVPILDDPEGKGTGESEAGTRGGFYVIKPTDKEGQILHKLSVDGRCFGTPVAYNGKIYLQTTRRLYCWGKPGNTTSPAPQIAETPWPKPGPATQLQIIPSEVLLHPKDKASFRVRSLDANGFVVTEGIDPKSVTWASYIPPTARVRAAMKGAFSADGQLVAGPELMPSAGAFEATLGDLKGYLRGRVMPALPIKADFETFTLSEMTTNTVEPATAFAYPPLPWIGARFKFEVRDKDGTKALTKTIDNKFFQRATVFIGEPTMKNYTIQADVMSDGNRRKMSEVGLINQHYLIVLKGNDQKLEINSNLERLRVPAASDAPNFRWQPNQWYTLKARVDVAPDGSGVVRAKAWKRDEAEPEKWVIEVPHKHAHTSGSPGLFGFSPQEMRVFIDNVLVTPN; encoded by the coding sequence ATGAAACCGATCATCTCTCTTAATCGTGCATCCCTTCTCACGGTGCTGACGGCAGCGCTTCTGCCTTGGACGACATTGGGCGCTGTCAACGGATGGTTATCGTGGCGGGGGCCTGAACAGTCCGGGGTTTCGCGGGAGTCCGGTCTCCCGGAGTCTCTGGACCCGAGCAAGCCGCTGTGGACCACTGAGTTCCCAGGGCAATCGACCCCAGTGATTGCCAATGGAAAAGTGTATATTAACGGCTACGTGGGCGATGGACCAGACCTCCAGGAGGGCCTGGCCTGCTTTGATGCGGAGACCGGGAAGAAGGAATGGGATCATCTCTACAGCGACTTCCTCAGCGACACGATCTACCTGCGCTACGCCACCGCCTCCCCCGCGATCGACCCAGAAACTGGCAATATCTTCTTCCAGGGAACCCAAGGCATCCTCGCCTCCTTCAGCCCTGACGGTAAGCTGTTGTGGGAGCACTCATTGATGGAGCTCTATGGACGCCTGACCTTCCCGAACAGCCGAACTGCCTCGCCTGCGATCGATCAGGATTTCGTGATCACCCGGGGTATTACCGCGAACTGGGGAGCTCAGGGCGCGGCCGGCGACCGTTTTTACGCATTCGAGAAGAAGACCGGAGAACTGGTCTGGAGTTCCACCCCGGGCGATCGCCCGAAGGACAACTCCTTCTCCCACCCTCAGTTCGGATTCTTCAAAGGCCGTCGGGTCTTCTATGCGGCCACCGGCGACGGGAGCGTGGTGTGCGCCAACGCCCGCACCGGGGAGCCGATTTGGCGAGTGCCGCTGTTCCGCGCCGGCATCAACGCCACCGTGGTCGTCCATAACAACGACAAAGTGGTTGCCATCTACGGCACGCCCTATGAGCTTGGGCAGATGGTCGCGTTGAAAATTCCCGACGTTTTTCCCGATCACCCCACCAATGCGCCGGTCGTCGTCGAGCGATCCAAAGTAGAACTCTGGGCCAACGATGTCTCCAGCTCCACCAGTTCTCCCATCCTCGTGGGGGACCGGATCTATGTGGTGGCTGAAAAAGGTGACTTATGCGCCATCGACGCCAACAAGGGGACGATTCTCTGGAAGGTTAAACTAGGCATCGAACAGCGCAATGCCTGCCCCCTCTACGCCGATGGCAAGCTTTATGTGCCCATTCTGGATGATCCCGAAGGCAAGGGCACAGGGGAATCGGAGGCCGGAACGCGAGGAGGCTTCTATGTCATCAAGCCCACGGACAAGGAGGGCCAAATCCTGCACAAGCTATCGGTCGATGGCCGTTGCTTCGGAACCCCCGTGGCCTACAACGGAAAGATTTACCTCCAAACCACTCGCCGGCTCTACTGCTGGGGAAAACCCGGCAACACGACCTCACCCGCACCTCAGATCGCCGAGACGCCCTGGCCCAAACCTGGACCAGCGACCCAGCTGCAGATCATCCCCTCGGAAGTTCTGCTCCACCCTAAGGACAAAGCATCCTTCCGGGTCCGATCGCTCGACGCCAATGGTTTTGTTGTGACGGAAGGAATCGACCCCAAATCGGTCACGTGGGCCAGCTATATTCCGCCGACCGCGCGTGTGCGAGCCGCGATGAAGGGAGCGTTTAGTGCCGATGGGCAACTCGTGGCGGGACCTGAACTCATGCCCTCGGCCGGCGCGTTCGAAGCAACGCTCGGCGATCTCAAAGGTTACCTTCGAGGCCGCGTGATGCCAGCGCTCCCCATCAAGGCGGACTTCGAAACCTTTACTCTTTCGGAAATGACCACCAACACGGTCGAGCCAGCCACGGCATTCGCCTACCCGCCTCTTCCGTGGATCGGGGCACGCTTCAAATTTGAAGTCCGCGACAAGGATGGAACCAAGGCCCTCACCAAGACCATCGACAACAAGTTCTTCCAGCGTGCCACGGTGTTCATTGGTGAGCCGACCATGAAGAACTACACGATCCAGGCGGATGTCATGAGCGACGGCAACCGTCGAAAAATGTCGGAAGTTGGGCTCATCAATCAGCACTATCTGATCGTTCTGAAAGGCAACGACCAGAAGCTGGAGATCAACTCAAACCTGGAGCGACTCAGAGTACCCGCCGCTTCGGACGCCCCCAATTTCCGGTGGCAGCCCAATCAATGGTATACCCTGAAAGCTCGCGTGGACGTGGCTCCCGACGGAAGTGGCGTGGTACGCGCCAAGGCCTGGAAACGCGACGAGGCCGAACCAGAAAAGTGGGTCATTGAGGTGCCTCACAAACATGCGCACACCTCCGGTTCACCCGGCCTATTCGGTTTCTCGCCCCAGGAGATGCGCGTCTTCATCGACAACGTCCTAGTCACCCCCAACTGA